Proteins encoded together in one Ictidomys tridecemlineatus isolate mIctTri1 unplaced genomic scaffold, mIctTri1.hap1 Scaffold_844, whole genome shotgun sequence window:
- the LOC144374727 gene encoding CD5 antigen-like, whose product MAPLFSLILVMFAGPGLLETSRVRLVGGPHRCEGRVEVERNGQWGTVCDDGWDLKDVAVLCRELGCGAAKKTPSGRLYGPYPDKGQEVLIQGVRCSGMEDTLAQCEQDEDVYGCSHDEDAGAICQNPDLTPVPESVRLVGGPGPCKGRVEVQYEGQWSTVCKTGWDLRAAKVVCRQLGCGRALQTHSHCNKAAQGQGPIWEREMFCSGREAALQDCPSGPWEKQNCTHDEDTWVECEDAFDLRLVGRDNQCSGRLEVLHKGVWGSVCDDGWGGKEDRVVCKQLGCGEPLSLPFKARKTYGPGVGRIWLDDVRCSGQEQSLEQCKHRFWGYHDCTHKEDVAVICSGQYPGLDA is encoded by the exons ATGGCTCCGCTGTTCTCCTTGATCCTTG TCATGTTCGCTGGACCCGGCCTCTTAG AGACATCCAGAGTGCGGCTGGTGGGGGGTCCCCACCGCTGCGAAGGGAGAGTGGAGGTGGAACGGAACGGCCAGTGGGGCACCGTGTGTGATGACGGCTGGGACCTGAAGGATGTGGCCGTGCTGTGCCGGGAGCTGGGCTGTGGAGCAGCCAAGAAGACCCCCAGTGGTCGTTTATATGGGCCATACCCAGATAAAGGGCAGGAAGTCCTCATCCAAGGGGTCAGGTGCAGCGGAATGGAAGACACCCTGGCTCAGTGTGAGCAGGACGAAGATGTCTACGGCTGCTCACACGATGAGGATGCCGGCGCAATTTGCCAGA ACCCAGATTTGACTCCAGTCCCAGAAAGTGTGCGGCTGGTCGGTGGCCCTGGGCCTTGCAAGGGGCGAGTGGAGGTGCAGTATGAGGGCCAGTGGAGCACCGTGTGCAAAACGGGCTGGGACCTCCGGGCTGCGAAGGTGGTGTGCCGGCAACTGGGGTGCGGCAGGGCCCTGCAGACCCACAGCCACTGTAACAAGGCTGCCCAGGGCCAAGGACCCATCTGGGAGAGGGAGATGTTCTGCTCGGGAAGAGAAGCAGCCCTTCAGGATTGCCCTTCTGGGCCTTGGGAGAAGCAAAACTGCACACATGACGAGGACACGTGGGTGGAATGTGAAG ATGCCTTTGACCTGAGGCTGGTAGGAAGAGATAATCAGTGCTCTGGGAGACTGGAAGTGCTGCACAAGGGCGTGTGGGGCTCTGTCTGTGACGACGGCTGGGGAGGAAAGGAGGACCGAGTGGTGTGCAAGCAACTGGGCTGTGGGGAACCCCTCTCTCTACCCTTCAAAGCCCGGAAAACCTATGGCCCTGGGGTTGGCCGCATCTGGCTGGATGACGTTCGTTGCTCGGGGCAGGAGCAGTCCCTGGAGCAGTGCAAACACAGGTTTTGGGGGTATCATGACTGTACCCATAAAGAAGATGTGGCTGTGATCTGCTCAG GACAGTATCCCGGCCTTGATGCTTGA